Within Winogradskyella helgolandensis, the genomic segment ATTTAATTAAATTATTTGAGAGTTTTTCTTTATTCAAAAATTGTGGTTTCGACGATACTGATGTAGAATTTTTATCTAACAGTCCTATTATAGGAACATTAATAGTCCAATTAGCATCAGAGAAGAAAACAGATTCAATACTTACATATCAAACTTTATATGATAAATTAATACTTATAAAAGATTCGGAAGACTATAAGAATAATAAACCTTTTATAACGACTTCATTGACTTTAGAAAAGCGACCAGCAGATATTTCAAACTGGGAAGATGATAAATTACTCTTACAAAAGCTTCAAGTCTCAGAAGATTTTATAAATGCATTTTACAAGTATCTTAAAGAACATTCTAACCCAAACAAGACCTACAAAGACGTATTTACTACATTTAGAGATAAGGAAATTCCAAACAAAAATATTCCGAAAACAGAACTTAAAAGCTTATTCAAAAACGCAGGAAATGTTAATTACGAAGAGATATTAAAAGAATCTATAAAGTTACAGAAACCTCTTCTGCTCTATTTTACAGGTTACGCATGTGTTAATTGTAGAAAAATGGAACAGAATACATTTTTAGATGTATCTATTCAAGAAAGACTTAAAAATGATTTTCATTTTGTGAACTTATACGTGGATGATCAATCGATTTTACCAGAAGATGAATGGACACTATTAGATCACAATGGGAAAACAATTAAAAGTATTGGTCAAAAACACTCTAATTTACAAAGAACAAAATTCAGTTCTAATAGTCAGCCATACTTCGTGTTAATTGACGAGCACGGAATCATAATAGCTAAAATGAGCTATACAAATGACAAAGAAATATTTAAAAATTTTCTAAATTCTGCAAATTAAATAATAAGTAAGCTTATGATTAGTAATTACCAAGATTAACTAATGAACCATTTTAATAAATATAATTGATTTCCTAAATTTACCTATAAAAAACTATTGCTCATTAAAAACCAATTCACTACTTTAGTTCTATGACTGATGAAGCTATAGAAAAAGAAAATAAAGCCATTGCCAAAGCTTACAAAGAATTACTAAAAGTAAGTTACCAGACTTTAACGACAGACGATAAAAAATTAATTCGACACGCCTTTGAAGTCGCTGTTGATGCCCACAAAGATCAACGACGTAAATCTGGTGAAGCTTATATTTTTCACCCTATTGCTGTGGCCAAAATTGTAGCTCAAGAAATTGGTATGGATGCCACATCAATTGCTGCAGCTTTACTCCATGATGTCGTTGAAGACAATCCGGATTACACGATTGACGACATGGAGCAATTGTTTGGAGAAACAGTTGCTAGAATTGTAGATGGACTCACCAAAATCTCTTCGTTAAAAAAAGACATGGATGTGTCTTTACAGGCAGAGAACTTCAGAAAAATGCTACTCACTCTAAATGATGACGTTAGAGTAATTATTATTAAGATTGCAGACCGTTTGCACAATATGCAAACTATGGATTCCATGCGGTCGGACAAGCAAGTTAAAATCGCTTCCGAAACCTTATACATTTATGCTCCATTAGCACATAGAATTGGACTTTACAACATTAAAACAGAACTCGAAGACCTAGGCTTAAAATATACTGAACCAGAAGTTTACAATGATATTCTAGGTAAAATACAAGACAGTAAGGAAGATCAAGATGCTTATATTAAAGCTTTTTCTAAAGTGATTGAAGACTCACTTAATAAAGAAGGATTAAACTACGAAATCAAAGGTCGACCAAAATCTATTTTTAGCATTCGTAGAAAAATGGTGAAACAAGGGGTTTCTTTTGATGAAGTCTATGATAAATTTGCCGTTCGTATTGTCTATAAATCGGATATTGCTAACGAGAAATTCTTAGCCTGGAAAATATATTCTATAGTAACAGATCATTTTACACCTAATCCTATTCGACTAAGAGATTGGATTTCTTCTCCAAAATCTACAGGATATGAAGCGCTTCACATTACTGTAGTTGGCCCAAAAAGTCGTTGGGTAGAAGTTCAGATTAGAAGTGACCGGATGAATGAGATTGCAGAAAAAGGTTATGCTGCACATTATAAATACAAAAACGCCGATGTCAAAGAAGACAATCTCGATTTATGGATTAACCGCTTACAAGAAGCTTTAGAAAATAATGAAGCCGATGCAGTTGATTTTGTTGAGCAATTCAAATTAAATTTATATTCTAAAGAGATTTTTGTCTTTTCGCCAAAAGGTGATTTAAAATCGCTTCCTAAAGGAGCTACGCCACTCGACTTTGCATTTAGCATTCATACCGAAATTGGACTAAAAACACGTGGAGCTAAAGTCAATGGTAAGTTGATGCCTTTAAGTCATGTATTACAAAGTGGTGACCGTGTAGAAATTATGACATCGGATAATGCGAAACCTAATGTTAACTGGCTAGATTATGCTACAACCGCAAGAGCGCGTAGTAAAATTAAATCTGCATTAAACGAAGACACTAAACTCATAGCAGAAGAAGGAAAAGAGATTTTAAGACGAAAGTTAAAGCAGCTTAAAGTTACACTGAATGAAAGTTCTATTAATGAATTGGTGAGTTATTTTAAACTTAATACCTCTTTAGATTTATTCTATCGTGTTGGAATTGGTAGTATAGACAACACCAAATTAAAAGCATTTGCGTC encodes:
- a CDS encoding RelA/SpoT family protein, with translation MTDEAIEKENKAIAKAYKELLKVSYQTLTTDDKKLIRHAFEVAVDAHKDQRRKSGEAYIFHPIAVAKIVAQEIGMDATSIAAALLHDVVEDNPDYTIDDMEQLFGETVARIVDGLTKISSLKKDMDVSLQAENFRKMLLTLNDDVRVIIIKIADRLHNMQTMDSMRSDKQVKIASETLYIYAPLAHRIGLYNIKTELEDLGLKYTEPEVYNDILGKIQDSKEDQDAYIKAFSKVIEDSLNKEGLNYEIKGRPKSIFSIRRKMVKQGVSFDEVYDKFAVRIVYKSDIANEKFLAWKIYSIVTDHFTPNPIRLRDWISSPKSTGYEALHITVVGPKSRWVEVQIRSDRMNEIAEKGYAAHYKYKNADVKEDNLDLWINRLQEALENNEADAVDFVEQFKLNLYSKEIFVFSPKGDLKSLPKGATPLDFAFSIHTEIGLKTRGAKVNGKLMPLSHVLQSGDRVEIMTSDNAKPNVNWLDYATTARARSKIKSALNEDTKLIAEEGKEILRRKLKQLKVTLNESSINELVSYFKLNTSLDLFYRVGIGSIDNTKLKAFASSRSNAFMSYFKNKIYKPSVSKDIHKEEITSKYDMLVFGKEEEKLNYTLANCCNPIPGDKVFGFLTINDGLKVHKTNCPNAVSLQSNYAYRIMQAKWIDSSQQVYTSQILLSGIDNLGLVNDITKLISGNMHVNMKSISFSSDDGIFTGKITVQVKNQAMLKKLIDKLKKINGIDKVSRA
- a CDS encoding thioredoxin family protein, yielding MKKILVLLLLFNFLPGVTQPKANCEDILKMELNLDPSSDNLIKLFESFSLFKNCGFDDTDVEFLSNSPIIGTLIVQLASEKKTDSILTYQTLYDKLILIKDSEDYKNNKPFITTSLTLEKRPADISNWEDDKLLLQKLQVSEDFINAFYKYLKEHSNPNKTYKDVFTTFRDKEIPNKNIPKTELKSLFKNAGNVNYEEILKESIKLQKPLLLYFTGYACVNCRKMEQNTFLDVSIQERLKNDFHFVNLYVDDQSILPEDEWTLLDHNGKTIKSIGQKHSNLQRTKFSSNSQPYFVLIDEHGIIIAKMSYTNDKEIFKNFLNSAN